The Brevibacillus brevis genome contains a region encoding:
- a CDS encoding MBL fold metallo-hydrolase, which yields MRFSVLASGSTGNAIYVATDRISVLIDVGITGKQAEAALETIGVNPAELSAILVTHEHVDHIKGVGVMARRYGLPIYANEKTWSELDGQIGTIKEDQRRFFSVGEKKELEDLGIESFGISHDAAEPMGFCFYHGKKKLSVATDLGYVSDRIKETIRGADAYVFESNHDVELLRMSQYPWSIKRRILSDVGHLSNEAAGDALLDCLTGGAERVYLAHLSKENNMIDLARLTVKNILEERGLSVGDDVHLRDTYPDRPTKLEEL from the coding sequence GTGAGATTTAGTGTGTTGGCAAGCGGGAGTACGGGCAACGCCATTTACGTGGCAACAGACCGTATTTCTGTATTGATCGATGTAGGCATTACAGGAAAGCAGGCAGAAGCGGCACTGGAGACCATTGGCGTCAATCCAGCGGAGCTGAGTGCCATTCTCGTCACCCATGAGCACGTCGACCATATTAAAGGAGTCGGCGTCATGGCGCGGCGATATGGATTGCCGATTTACGCCAATGAAAAGACATGGTCGGAGCTGGATGGGCAAATCGGGACGATCAAAGAAGATCAGCGACGCTTCTTTTCTGTGGGGGAAAAGAAAGAGTTGGAGGACTTGGGCATCGAGTCATTCGGAATCTCGCATGATGCCGCCGAGCCGATGGGCTTCTGTTTTTATCACGGCAAGAAAAAGCTCAGTGTCGCGACTGACCTGGGGTATGTCAGCGATCGGATCAAGGAGACGATCCGTGGAGCAGATGCGTATGTGTTCGAGTCCAATCATGACGTTGAGCTGCTGCGCATGTCCCAGTATCCATGGAGCATCAAGCGACGTATCTTGAGTGATGTCGGGCACTTGTCCAATGAAGCGGCGGGCGATGCTTTGCTCGATTGTTTGACAGGGGGGGCAGAACGCGTATACCTCGCCCACTTGAGTAAGGAAAACAACATGATTGATTTGGCTCGACTGACGGTCAAAAACATCTTGGAGGAGCGGGGGCTGTCTGTTGGTGACGATGTGCATCTGCGCGATACGTACCCGGATCGACCTACCAAGCTGGAAGAGCTATAA
- a CDS encoding two-component system regulatory protein YycI, whose translation MDWSRTKTILIWAFLLLDLFLLYQVYVTRISLWNDKEVAQSEKWNTELYLNQQNITLDTEVPQDTPEMSNLDAEYIGINPISLHEISGLQATVEKMALAAKLDPPMQIRGQLNPQELLRQIGPRLIYSDQYVADPYQSNQARLLYWQVYDKMPVFVAPLEMYLDNGTILGYRQTFFHLRKQQGERQVISGYAALRSLVDKQIISPGERIENVSLGYYGSYDADIQTLVPVWRVVHDGKWHFVNAITGALERPMVTQR comes from the coding sequence ATGGATTGGAGTAGGACGAAGACGATTCTGATCTGGGCCTTTCTACTCCTCGATTTGTTTCTCCTGTATCAGGTGTACGTGACGCGCATTAGCCTGTGGAATGACAAGGAAGTCGCGCAGAGCGAGAAATGGAATACAGAGCTGTACTTGAATCAGCAAAATATCACATTGGATACAGAAGTGCCGCAGGATACACCGGAAATGTCCAATTTGGATGCGGAGTATATCGGAATTAATCCGATTTCCTTGCATGAGATATCAGGACTTCAGGCGACGGTAGAAAAGATGGCACTGGCTGCCAAGCTGGACCCACCGATGCAGATTCGTGGTCAACTGAATCCTCAGGAGCTCTTGCGTCAAATTGGGCCGAGGCTGATTTATTCCGATCAATACGTAGCCGATCCGTATCAATCGAATCAAGCGCGGCTCTTGTATTGGCAGGTCTATGATAAAATGCCAGTATTCGTCGCGCCGTTGGAAATGTATTTGGACAACGGAACAATACTTGGCTACAGGCAGACCTTTTTCCACCTTCGCAAGCAGCAGGGGGAACGACAGGTGATCTCTGGTTATGCGGCACTACGCTCTCTGGTGGACAAGCAAATCATTTCACCAGGAGAAAGGATTGAGAATGTGAGCCTGGGTTATTACGGTTCTTACGATGCGGATATTCAGACGCTGGTGCCTGTATGGCGCGTGGTTCACGATGGCAAATGGCATTTTGTCAACGCGATTACAGGAGCGCTGGAGCGTCCGATGGTAACGCAGCGCTGA